One window from the genome of Variovorax sp. PAMC26660 encodes:
- a CDS encoding efflux RND transporter permease subunit — MIAALIRWSVGNRFLVLIATVFLVAAGWWSVARTPLDALPDLSDTQVIIRTPFPGKAPQVVEDLVTYPLTTTMLSVPGAKTVRGYSFFGDSFVYVLFDDKTDPYWARSRVVEYLNQVQSKLPAGANASLGPDATGVGWVYEYALVDRTGTRDIGQLRALNDWFLKFELKTVPDVAEVASIGGMVRQYQVVLDPDRMRALGITQQTVVDALQKANQASGGSVVEFAEAEYMVRSRGYLRSLDDFRTIPLAVSGATPVLLRDVATVQVGSEMRRGIAELDGEGEVAGGVIVMRSGKNARSTIEAVKAKLETLKPSLPPGVEIVPTYDRSLLIDRAVENLRAKLIEEFIVVALVCAVFLFHLRSALVAVVALPVGVLAAFIVMHWQGVNANIMSLGGIAIAIGAMVDGAIVMVENVHKHIETFETTHDRQPTVAERWQLVADASVEVGPALFFSLLVITLSFVPVFSLEAQEGRLFSPLAFTKTYAMAAAAGLSVTLIPVLMGYLIRGRIPHEAANPVNRFLMAVYRPALELVLRFPKGTLAMAAVLLALTAVPLMRLGGEFMPPLDEGDLLYMPSALPGLSVSKASELLQQTDRLIKTVPEVARVFGKAGRADTATDPAPLEMFETTIQFKPKAQWRAGMTADRLVEELDRAVKVPGLTNVWVPPIRNRIDMLATGIKSPVGIKVAGADLATIDALTTQIEAAVKNVPGVSSALAERLTGGRYIDVDVDRLAAARYGLSVADVQAVVSTAIGGENVGEVISGRERYPINVRYPREIRDSLERLRQLPFVTGKGAQLLLGDVAKITIEDGPPMLRSENARLSGWVYVDVRGRDLRSAVNDMQAAVDKAVKMPAGYAVSWSGQFEYLERATERLKLVVPVTLAVIFVLLYLLFRSFGDAALVMAAVPFSLIGGFWLIWALGHSISVATAVGFIALAGVATEFGVVMLVYLKNALARRLEAGEPMNDDTLLAAIREGAVLRVRPKAMTVAVVMAGLLPILWGSGTGSEVMTRIAAPMVGGMITAPLLSMLVVPAAWYLMRRRGNAARTRLSAVSTQPIEGVTP; from the coding sequence ATGATCGCCGCGCTCATCCGCTGGTCGGTCGGCAACCGCTTCCTGGTGCTGATCGCGACCGTGTTCCTGGTGGCCGCCGGCTGGTGGTCGGTGGCGCGCACGCCGCTCGATGCATTGCCCGATCTCTCGGACACGCAGGTCATCATCCGCACGCCTTTCCCGGGCAAGGCGCCCCAGGTGGTCGAAGACCTCGTGACCTATCCGCTGACCACCACCATGCTCAGCGTGCCCGGTGCCAAGACCGTGCGCGGCTATTCCTTCTTCGGCGATTCGTTCGTCTACGTGCTGTTCGACGACAAGACCGATCCGTACTGGGCACGCTCGCGCGTGGTGGAGTACTTGAACCAGGTGCAGAGCAAGCTGCCCGCAGGCGCCAACGCCTCGCTGGGCCCTGACGCCACGGGCGTCGGCTGGGTCTACGAATACGCGCTGGTCGATCGCACGGGCACGCGCGACATCGGACAGTTGCGCGCGCTCAACGACTGGTTCCTCAAATTCGAGCTGAAGACCGTGCCCGATGTGGCCGAAGTCGCCAGCATCGGCGGCATGGTGCGGCAATACCAGGTGGTGCTCGACCCCGACCGCATGCGCGCGCTGGGCATCACGCAACAGACGGTGGTGGACGCCTTGCAGAAGGCCAACCAGGCATCGGGCGGCTCGGTCGTCGAATTTGCCGAGGCCGAGTACATGGTGCGCTCGCGCGGCTACCTGCGCTCGCTGGACGACTTCCGCACGATCCCGCTGGCCGTGTCCGGCGCCACGCCGGTGCTGCTGCGTGATGTGGCGACGGTGCAGGTCGGCTCCGAGATGCGGCGCGGCATCGCCGAGCTGGACGGGGAGGGCGAAGTGGCCGGCGGCGTGATCGTCATGCGCTCGGGCAAGAACGCGCGCTCGACCATCGAGGCCGTCAAGGCGAAGCTGGAAACCCTCAAGCCCAGCCTGCCGCCGGGCGTCGAGATCGTGCCGACCTACGACCGCTCGCTGCTGATCGACCGCGCCGTCGAGAACCTGCGCGCCAAGCTGATCGAGGAATTCATCGTTGTTGCGCTGGTCTGCGCGGTCTTCCTGTTCCACCTGCGCTCGGCGCTGGTGGCGGTCGTGGCCTTGCCGGTCGGCGTGCTGGCTGCGTTCATCGTCATGCACTGGCAGGGCGTCAACGCCAACATCATGTCGCTGGGCGGCATCGCGATTGCCATCGGCGCGATGGTAGACGGCGCCATCGTGATGGTCGAGAACGTGCACAAGCACATCGAGACCTTCGAGACGACGCATGACCGGCAACCGACCGTGGCGGAACGGTGGCAGCTCGTTGCCGATGCCTCCGTGGAAGTCGGGCCCGCGCTGTTCTTCTCGCTGCTGGTGATCACGCTGTCCTTCGTGCCGGTGTTCTCGCTCGAAGCACAGGAAGGGCGCTTGTTCTCACCGCTGGCTTTCACCAAGACCTACGCGATGGCGGCTGCGGCGGGGCTGTCTGTGACGCTGATCCCGGTGCTCATGGGCTACCTGATCCGGGGGCGCATTCCGCACGAAGCCGCCAACCCCGTGAACCGCTTCCTGATGGCGGTGTACAGGCCCGCGCTGGAACTGGTGCTGCGCTTTCCCAAGGGAACGCTGGCCATGGCCGCAGTGCTGCTGGCGCTGACGGCGGTGCCGTTGATGCGCCTCGGCGGTGAGTTCATGCCGCCGCTGGACGAAGGCGACCTGCTCTACATGCCCTCCGCGCTGCCGGGGTTGTCGGTGTCGAAGGCCTCCGAGCTGCTGCAGCAGACCGACCGCCTCATCAAGACCGTGCCGGAGGTTGCGCGCGTGTTCGGCAAGGCGGGTCGCGCGGACACGGCGACCGACCCGGCCCCGCTCGAAATGTTCGAGACCACCATCCAGTTCAAGCCGAAGGCGCAATGGCGCGCGGGCATGACGGCCGACAGGCTGGTCGAAGAGCTGGACCGCGCGGTGAAGGTGCCGGGCCTGACCAACGTGTGGGTGCCACCCATCCGCAACCGCATCGACATGCTGGCGACCGGCATCAAGAGCCCTGTGGGCATCAAGGTGGCGGGCGCCGACCTGGCCACCATCGATGCGCTGACCACGCAGATCGAAGCGGCCGTGAAGAACGTTCCCGGCGTGTCGTCGGCACTGGCGGAACGATTGACGGGCGGGCGCTACATCGACGTCGATGTCGACCGGCTGGCTGCCGCGCGCTACGGGCTCTCGGTGGCCGATGTGCAGGCGGTGGTGTCCACGGCCATCGGCGGCGAGAACGTGGGCGAAGTCATCTCGGGCCGCGAGCGCTATCCGATCAACGTGCGCTACCCGCGCGAGATCCGCGATTCGCTGGAGCGTCTGCGGCAATTGCCCTTCGTGACCGGCAAGGGCGCGCAACTGCTGCTCGGCGACGTGGCGAAGATCACCATCGAAGACGGCCCGCCGATGCTGCGCAGCGAGAACGCGCGGCTGTCGGGCTGGGTGTATGTGGACGTGCGCGGCCGCGACTTGCGTTCCGCCGTCAACGACATGCAGGCCGCTGTCGACAAGGCCGTGAAGATGCCCGCCGGCTATGCGGTGTCGTGGTCGGGCCAGTTCGAGTACCTGGAGCGCGCGACCGAGCGGCTGAAGCTGGTCGTGCCCGTCACGCTGGCGGTCATCTTCGTGCTGCTCTACCTGCTGTTCCGCTCGTTCGGCGATGCGGCGCTGGTGATGGCGGCCGTGCCGTTCTCGCTCATTGGCGGCTTCTGGCTGATCTGGGCGCTGGGCCATTCGATCTCGGTGGCCACGGCGGTCGGCTTCATTGCGCTGGCGGGCGTGGCGACCGAGTTCGGCGTGGTGATGCTGGTCTACCTGAAGAACGCGTTGGCGCGGCGCCTGGAAGCCGGCGAACCTATGAACGACGACACCCTGCTGGCCGCGATCCGCGAAGGCGCGGTGTTGCGCGTGCGCCCCAAGGCCATGACGGTGGCCGTGGTGATGGCCGGTCTGCTGCCGATCCTGTGGGGCAGCGGTACCGGCTCGGAGGTGATGACGCGCATTGCCGCGCCGATGGTCGGCGGCATGATCACCGCGCCGCTGCTCAGCATGCTCGTTGTTCCGGCCGCCTGGTACTTGATGCGCCGGCGTGGCAATGCCGCGCGCACCCGTTTGTCTGCTGTTTCCACCCAACCCATTGAAGGAGTTACCCCATGA
- a CDS encoding methyltransferase, TIGR04325 family — MTMNVLTMGRQLRHALADPIARPAMLHLKRRQFFTPQGFGACFGVFESFDAARAWLPPSAEFDHAALAQEYVQVRTQRIFAYDYPVMWWLERAFRNGAASLLDIGGSVGVHYYAYRRYFEMPDNLAWHVAEVPAIASIGRDLAATNHATALHFTEDMAQSGRDADVWLSAGALQYLEAGRIDHLLQQSGARPRHILLNKLPLYAGPDFVTTQNIGDHCYAPVHIYNRLRFVRGIEALGYALEDQWLTPERSLHLPGHPERAIPAFTGLYFSRLE, encoded by the coding sequence ATGACCATGAACGTTCTCACGATGGGCCGGCAACTGCGTCACGCGCTGGCCGACCCGATTGCGCGCCCCGCCATGCTGCATCTGAAGCGCAGGCAGTTCTTTACGCCGCAGGGCTTCGGCGCCTGCTTCGGCGTGTTCGAAAGCTTCGACGCGGCCCGCGCCTGGCTTCCGCCCAGCGCGGAGTTCGACCATGCCGCACTCGCCCAGGAGTACGTGCAGGTCCGCACGCAGCGCATCTTTGCCTACGACTATCCGGTGATGTGGTGGCTGGAACGCGCGTTTCGCAACGGCGCCGCGTCATTGCTGGACATCGGCGGATCGGTCGGGGTGCACTACTACGCCTACCGCCGCTATTTCGAAATGCCGGACAACCTGGCCTGGCATGTCGCCGAAGTGCCGGCCATCGCGTCCATCGGTCGCGACCTGGCCGCAACGAACCATGCCACGGCGCTGCACTTCACCGAAGACATGGCGCAAAGCGGCAGGGACGCCGACGTGTGGCTTTCCGCCGGTGCGCTGCAGTACCTGGAAGCCGGGCGAATCGACCATCTGCTGCAGCAGTCCGGCGCGCGGCCGCGCCACATCCTGCTGAACAAGCTGCCGCTGTATGCCGGGCCTGACTTCGTGACCACCCAGAACATCGGCGATCACTGCTATGCGCCGGTGCACATCTACAACCGCCTGCGCTTCGTGCGCGGCATCGAGGCGCTGGGCTATGCGCTGGAAGACCAGTGGCTGACGCCGGAGCGTTCGCTGCATCTGCCGGGGCATCCCGAACGCGCGATCCCGGCGTTCACGGGGCTCTACTTTTCCCGGCTGGAGTGA
- a CDS encoding efflux RND transporter periplasmic adaptor subunit has product MNRTHTMGAFLLAALLLAAGAFYLGRKTAQPADASMAAPAADGRKVLYWRDPMVPGQRFDKPGKSPFMDMQLVPVYADSTTGSGGEEGVKVSPSVQQNLGIRYASVRRTETSASFDAVGSVQFDERLNVAVQTRVGGYVEHLSVRAPMERVRKGQALATVFAPEWLGPQNELLALKRSGVSSDLIAAARERMRAMSIPGDLIRRSEETGTAQARYVLAAPADGVVAELGVREGVAVTPGMTLFRIAGLEKVWAVVEIPEAQAVRLVRGQKVKATLQADAAQSFDGTLDEILPEVNVATRTLKARFEVDNKHGKLVPGMLLRLQVAGASSTRLVVPAEAVIRTGKRAVVIVRKADGAFEPRDVSLGADMGDDIEVVSGLVDGDQVVASGQFLIDSEARLRSVLGNMAAPATAPATAASAPAVAIHKAQGKVESVAPDGITISHGPVATLKWPAMTMGFAKTAPAAFPDIKPGDTVRFEFKEGGPTGYELVSVQRVQAGAKP; this is encoded by the coding sequence ATGAACAGAACACACACGATGGGCGCCTTTTTGCTGGCCGCCCTGTTGCTCGCCGCAGGCGCCTTCTACCTGGGCCGCAAGACCGCGCAGCCTGCGGATGCGTCGATGGCGGCTCCGGCTGCCGATGGCCGCAAGGTTCTCTACTGGCGCGATCCGATGGTGCCGGGCCAGCGTTTCGACAAGCCCGGCAAGTCACCCTTCATGGACATGCAACTGGTCCCGGTGTACGCCGACAGCACAACGGGCTCGGGTGGCGAGGAGGGCGTGAAGGTCAGTCCCTCGGTCCAGCAGAACCTGGGCATCCGCTATGCCAGCGTGCGACGGACGGAAACCTCCGCCTCGTTCGACGCGGTCGGCAGCGTGCAGTTCGACGAACGGCTCAATGTCGCGGTGCAGACCCGCGTTGGCGGGTATGTCGAACACCTGTCGGTGCGCGCGCCGATGGAGCGTGTGCGCAAGGGGCAGGCCCTGGCAACGGTCTTCGCGCCGGAATGGCTCGGGCCGCAGAACGAGCTGCTTGCGCTCAAGCGATCCGGCGTTTCTTCCGACCTCATCGCGGCGGCGCGTGAGCGCATGCGGGCCATGTCGATTCCGGGCGATCTCATCCGGCGCAGTGAAGAGACGGGCACCGCGCAGGCGCGCTACGTTCTGGCCGCGCCGGCCGATGGCGTCGTGGCCGAACTCGGCGTGCGCGAAGGCGTCGCGGTCACGCCCGGCATGACGCTGTTCCGCATCGCTGGCCTGGAAAAAGTCTGGGCGGTGGTCGAGATTCCCGAAGCGCAGGCGGTGCGCCTTGTGCGCGGCCAGAAGGTCAAGGCGACTCTCCAGGCCGATGCGGCGCAGTCCTTCGACGGCACGCTCGACGAGATCCTTCCCGAAGTCAACGTGGCCACACGCACGCTGAAAGCCCGCTTCGAGGTCGACAACAAGCACGGAAAGCTGGTGCCCGGCATGCTGCTGCGGCTGCAGGTGGCCGGTGCCAGCAGCACCCGGCTGGTCGTGCCCGCCGAAGCCGTGATCCGCACCGGCAAGCGTGCCGTCGTCATCGTGCGCAAGGCCGATGGCGCGTTCGAGCCGCGCGACGTGTCGCTGGGTGCGGACATGGGCGACGACATCGAGGTCGTCTCGGGTCTTGTCGACGGCGACCAGGTGGTGGCCAGCGGCCAGTTCCTGATCGACTCCGAAGCGCGGCTGCGCTCCGTGCTGGGCAACATGGCTGCACCGGCAACCGCTCCGGCCACAGCAGCCTCGGCGCCGGCCGTCGCAATTCACAAGGCACAAGGCAAGGTCGAAAGCGTGGCGCCCGACGGCATCACCATCTCGCATGGCCCCGTCGCAACGCTCAAGTGGCCGGCCATGACGATGGGCTTCGCCAAGACCGCGCCGGCTGCTTTCCCGGACATCAAGCCCGGCGACACGGTTCGCTTCGAGTTCAAGGAAGGTGGCCCCACGGGCTATGAACTGGTCTCCGTGCAGCGCGTGCAGGCGGGCGCCAAGCCATGA
- a CDS encoding AraC family transcriptional regulator: MDAWSSQQLFPLYGREVFRSRKADETHALVAHELKAHRSVWGRGKVDSIFCRAELGALSLCILRYGCDVDIEPDALGNFVLVQMPLRGHAEIHAGGETLHIHPGQGAVVSAHKPVRLRWHADCEQLMLKIELSRLQEVARRAFAARHADEIGEIDFEMPLRLDDAAGTQWCRMVANLASLLPSNGSTPYDPRWLAHCEDNLMLYLLCHRPNSVRRQHDALRLGSEATSLRQLRRAEEFMRSRLEAPLSLEEVADAAGVTRRMLALLFRRHRDLSPMEVLRNMRLDAAHEQLARHDGASVTQIAFNCGFSHLSRFAACYRERFGQLPRDTSREPASRH, encoded by the coding sequence GTGGACGCATGGTCGAGCCAGCAGCTTTTTCCTCTGTACGGACGCGAGGTCTTCCGCTCGCGCAAGGCGGACGAGACGCATGCGCTGGTTGCCCATGAGCTGAAGGCGCACCGCAGCGTCTGGGGGCGCGGCAAGGTCGATTCGATCTTCTGCCGCGCCGAGTTGGGCGCACTGTCCTTGTGCATCCTGCGCTATGGCTGCGATGTCGACATCGAGCCCGATGCGCTGGGCAATTTCGTGCTGGTCCAGATGCCCTTGCGGGGCCACGCCGAAATCCACGCGGGCGGCGAGACGCTGCATATCCATCCCGGGCAGGGCGCGGTGGTGTCCGCGCACAAGCCCGTGCGGCTGCGCTGGCATGCGGACTGCGAACAGCTCATGCTGAAGATCGAACTCAGCCGCCTGCAGGAAGTGGCGCGCCGCGCCTTTGCAGCGCGCCATGCGGACGAGATCGGCGAGATCGACTTCGAGATGCCGCTGCGGCTCGACGACGCCGCCGGCACGCAGTGGTGCCGCATGGTGGCCAACCTGGCGTCGTTGCTGCCATCTAACGGCAGCACACCGTACGATCCGCGGTGGCTCGCGCACTGCGAAGACAACCTCATGCTTTACCTGTTGTGCCACCGGCCCAACTCGGTGCGAAGGCAGCACGATGCCCTGCGGCTCGGATCGGAGGCGACCAGCCTGCGGCAGTTGCGGCGGGCAGAGGAATTCATGCGCAGCCGGCTCGAAGCCCCGCTGTCGCTGGAAGAGGTGGCGGATGCTGCCGGGGTGACCCGGCGCATGCTGGCGCTGCTGTTCAGGCGCCACCGCGATCTTTCGCCAATGGAAGTGCTGCGCAACATGCGGCTCGATGCCGCGCACGAACAATTGGCACGACACGACGGCGCGAGCGTGACGCAGATCGCGTTCAACTGCGGCTTCTCGCACCTGAGCCGTTTTGCCGCCTGTTACCGCGAGCGCTTCGGCCAGCTCCCGCGCGACACCTCGCGGGAGCCTGCCTCAAGACACTGA
- a CDS encoding peptidoglycan DD-metalloendopeptidase family protein — protein MVVTGRKWRASLALMAALMVGACTTTPKTPVAGPGEYVVQPGDTLYRIASKSGRSASDIVRWNNIQDPDRLEAGQVLRVVPPGGASSEASPPPRSGGNAERTRPPRATAPAREPDPVVPPASRRSDWGWPAQGAVVAGFNGSSNKGIDIGGSPGEAVLSIGAGSVAATETLRGYGSVLMVDHGGSYMSVYTNVRTMLVKQGQKVQRGQKIAEMGNEAKLHFEIRYRGKAVDPRQYLPAK, from the coding sequence GTGGTTGTGACAGGCAGGAAGTGGCGCGCGAGCCTCGCGCTGATGGCGGCATTGATGGTGGGCGCGTGCACCACGACACCCAAGACCCCGGTGGCGGGCCCCGGCGAGTACGTCGTGCAGCCGGGCGACACGCTCTATCGCATCGCGTCGAAGTCGGGCCGGTCGGCGAGCGACATCGTCCGCTGGAACAATATCCAGGACCCCGACCGCCTCGAAGCCGGGCAGGTGCTGCGCGTGGTGCCGCCCGGTGGCGCATCGTCCGAAGCGTCGCCCCCGCCCAGGAGCGGTGGCAACGCCGAACGCACAAGGCCGCCCCGGGCCACGGCACCGGCCCGCGAGCCCGACCCCGTCGTGCCACCGGCGTCCCGGCGCAGCGACTGGGGCTGGCCCGCGCAGGGCGCGGTGGTCGCGGGCTTCAACGGCAGCAGCAACAAGGGCATCGACATCGGCGGCAGCCCCGGCGAAGCGGTGCTGTCGATCGGCGCGGGCTCGGTCGCGGCAACCGAGACGCTGCGCGGCTATGGCAGCGTGCTCATGGTCGATCACGGCGGCTCCTACATGTCGGTCTATACCAACGTGCGGACCATGCTGGTCAAGCAAGGCCAGAAGGTGCAAAGGGGCCAGAAGATCGCCGAGATGGGCAACGAGGCCAAGCTGCACTTCGAGATCCGCTACCGCGGCAAGGCCGTCGATCCGCGTCAGTACCTGCCGGCCAAATAA
- a CDS encoding class I SAM-dependent methyltransferase, producing the protein MTANAIYFGNAEWAQEYLDFCHRDTHFRARWLAAGGDWTDKVVIDLGCGPGNVFATLGGKPRLLIGVDVAAGSLELAASLGYTAVLADAAHTPFRSGVADIVAINASLHHCDDMGAVLREGARLVKPDGILITDHDPQLTAWDYKGLARLMWDARLWVYRATRHGFHKTGSQQSWGLKTEVHHRPGDGVTNEFFRKTLEPLGFEVSVHPHNHQVGAEALSGSVGPAQWKYRMGNVLSGRDPAAPASALSLMCIARRVVHEEPMATA; encoded by the coding sequence TTGACCGCCAACGCCATCTATTTCGGCAACGCGGAGTGGGCGCAGGAATACCTGGACTTCTGCCATCGGGACACGCACTTCAGGGCCAGATGGCTCGCGGCGGGCGGCGACTGGACCGACAAGGTCGTCATCGACCTGGGCTGCGGGCCCGGCAATGTCTTTGCCACGCTGGGCGGCAAGCCCAGGCTGCTGATCGGCGTCGACGTGGCCGCCGGCTCGCTGGAGCTGGCCGCGAGCCTGGGCTACACGGCGGTGCTGGCGGATGCGGCGCACACGCCTTTTCGCTCGGGCGTGGCGGACATCGTGGCCATCAATGCGTCGCTGCATCACTGCGACGACATGGGTGCGGTGCTGCGAGAGGGCGCACGGCTGGTGAAGCCCGACGGCATCCTCATCACCGACCACGACCCGCAATTGACCGCGTGGGACTACAAGGGCCTGGCCCGGCTGATGTGGGACGCGCGGCTGTGGGTCTATCGCGCGACGCGGCACGGTTTTCACAAGACCGGCAGCCAGCAGTCGTGGGGGCTGAAGACGGAAGTGCATCACCGGCCCGGCGACGGCGTCACGAACGAGTTCTTCAGGAAGACGCTGGAGCCGCTGGGCTTCGAGGTCAGCGTTCATCCGCACAACCACCAGGTCGGGGCGGAGGCGCTGAGCGGCAGCGTCGGCCCCGCGCAATGGAAGTACCGCATGGGCAATGTGCTGTCGGGCCGCGACCCGGCGGCGCCCGCGAGCGCGTTGTCCCTCATGTGCATCGCCAGGCGCGTGGTGCATGAAGAGCCGATGGCAACGGCATGA
- a CDS encoding copper-binding protein: MKALHSLAFVLLAASAVAAQAQMSKDEMSSMKTAAPASQAAGMLTDAVVQKIDMAGGVIVLKHGDIPNLAMPPMTMGFDVADRKMLDQVKAGDKVKFHVEVMKGKPTVTHLEAAR; encoded by the coding sequence ATGAAAGCCCTGCATTCCCTCGCATTCGTGCTGCTCGCAGCATCGGCCGTTGCTGCCCAGGCCCAGATGTCGAAGGACGAAATGTCGTCCATGAAGACAGCGGCACCCGCTTCGCAGGCGGCCGGCATGCTGACCGACGCGGTCGTCCAGAAGATCGACATGGCGGGCGGCGTGATCGTGCTCAAGCACGGCGACATTCCGAACCTCGCCATGCCGCCCATGACCATGGGCTTCGATGTCGCCGACAGGAAGATGCTCGACCAGGTGAAGGCCGGCGACAAGGTCAAGTTCCATGTGGAGGTCATGAAGGGCAAGCCCACCGTGACGCACCTCGAAGCGGCCCGCTGA
- a CDS encoding ABC transporter substrate-binding protein translates to MSQASIRTALLAIAVVTGASPSLSQAQAQAPAVKVGLAMDLSGPFAVGGAEAKAGFAVAMKQLDGKLGGVPVEFVEADTAGNPETARQVVDRMLLRDKIDLFTGPVGSSVALAVGPPLFAAKVPYLSSNAGPSDYSGARCNPYFFGASYPNDAYYESAGKFASDKGFKKVAMIAPSYPGGKDAINGFKHTFKGTVGDELYTKLGQLDYSAELAQIRASKPEALYFFLPGAMGVSFIKQFVAAGLSKDVALISTAFSADEDMIPAVGEPMLGLFNTAHWSFDLDNPANQRFVAAFRQQNNGRNPSFYAGQAYDVLMAMDAAVRDIGGKVADKPALLKAIKAANYRSVRGDFRYGPNNFPIQNYYLRVIARDANGRIANKVIGTVFQNYQDSSAVKCAMKS, encoded by the coding sequence ATGTCGCAGGCAAGCATCAGAACGGCCTTGTTGGCCATCGCCGTCGTCACCGGCGCATCGCCGTCGCTATCGCAGGCACAGGCACAGGCACCGGCCGTCAAGGTCGGTCTCGCGATGGATCTTTCAGGCCCGTTCGCGGTCGGTGGCGCAGAGGCCAAGGCCGGCTTCGCCGTCGCGATGAAGCAGCTCGACGGCAAGCTCGGCGGCGTGCCGGTCGAGTTCGTCGAGGCCGACACCGCCGGCAACCCCGAGACGGCCAGGCAGGTGGTGGATCGCATGCTGTTGCGCGACAAGATCGACCTGTTCACCGGCCCTGTGGGTTCATCCGTCGCGCTCGCCGTGGGGCCACCGCTCTTCGCCGCCAAGGTGCCTTATCTGTCGAGCAACGCCGGGCCGAGCGACTATTCGGGCGCGCGCTGCAACCCGTACTTCTTCGGCGCGTCGTACCCCAACGACGCGTACTACGAATCGGCCGGCAAGTTCGCCTCCGACAAGGGGTTCAAGAAGGTCGCGATGATCGCGCCCAGCTACCCCGGCGGCAAGGACGCCATCAACGGGTTCAAGCACACCTTCAAGGGCACGGTGGGCGATGAGCTTTACACCAAGCTGGGGCAGCTCGACTACTCGGCGGAACTGGCGCAGATCCGCGCGTCGAAGCCCGAGGCGCTGTACTTCTTCCTGCCCGGCGCGATGGGCGTGAGCTTCATCAAGCAGTTCGTCGCCGCGGGGCTGTCGAAGGACGTGGCACTGATCTCGACCGCGTTCTCGGCCGACGAAGACATGATTCCCGCCGTGGGCGAGCCGATGCTCGGGCTCTTCAACACCGCGCACTGGTCGTTCGACCTCGACAACCCCGCCAACCAGCGCTTCGTGGCCGCGTTCCGCCAGCAGAACAACGGGCGCAACCCGTCGTTCTATGCCGGCCAGGCCTACGACGTGCTGATGGCCATGGATGCGGCCGTGCGCGACATTGGCGGCAAGGTGGCCGACAAACCCGCGCTGCTCAAGGCGATCAAGGCGGCGAACTACAGGTCGGTGCGTGGCGACTTCCGCTACGGCCCCAACAACTTCCCCATCCAGAACTACTACCTGCGCGTGATCGCCAGAGATGCCAACGGACGCATTGCCAACAAGGTGATCGGCACCGTGTTCCAGAACTACCAGGACAGCTCGGCCGTGAAGTGCGCGATGAAGTCCTGA
- a CDS encoding TolC family protein, translated as MSIPFPRAAALAAALLPYLAVATPLSFDTALQLAVQRSETARAARAGVLSATEASRAAAQFPDPTLRIGIDNLPATGPDRFHTTRDSMTMKRIGISQEWLSADKRAARQAAADASVDREAVQARVAAADARLQAALAYLDAFYAGETLKLSTLMEHHAHEELEASRARLSSAVGNSQDVLALAGARGISEDETAEVRQQQNTARVAFERWVGVPPDELMPPGVIPLPTEQSYIASHPTVAAMQRDVDMARRAADVTASNRKPNWTWEVAYGQRTGYSDMVSVGVSIPLPVAPGERQDRDTASKLALVEKAEADLAEATRVAIAEYRSLYGDAQRLQQRIDRYGSGVVVPAGQRTAAATAAYQSNQGSLVVLFEARHAEVEARRKLLTLQRDLAKARIQLALRPLTAEVAQ; from the coding sequence ATGTCCATTCCTTTCCCGCGCGCGGCCGCTTTGGCCGCTGCGCTGCTGCCGTACCTCGCGGTGGCCACGCCTCTTTCTTTCGATACAGCCCTTCAGCTCGCCGTCCAGCGCTCCGAAACGGCGCGCGCTGCCCGTGCCGGCGTACTGAGCGCCACGGAAGCATCCCGGGCTGCGGCCCAGTTTCCCGATCCGACGCTGCGCATCGGCATCGACAACCTGCCGGCAACGGGCCCGGATCGCTTCCACACCACGCGCGACTCGATGACGATGAAGCGCATCGGCATCAGCCAGGAATGGCTGTCCGCCGACAAGCGCGCAGCGCGGCAAGCGGCGGCCGATGCCTCGGTCGACCGGGAGGCGGTGCAGGCGCGCGTCGCTGCGGCCGACGCCCGACTGCAAGCCGCGCTCGCGTACCTCGACGCCTTCTATGCCGGCGAGACTTTGAAGCTCTCGACGCTCATGGAACACCACGCTCATGAAGAGCTGGAAGCATCGCGCGCACGCCTGTCCTCGGCGGTGGGGAACAGCCAGGACGTGCTGGCACTGGCCGGCGCACGCGGCATCTCGGAAGACGAGACGGCCGAAGTCCGGCAGCAACAGAACACCGCGCGCGTCGCATTCGAGCGCTGGGTCGGCGTACCGCCCGACGAATTGATGCCCCCGGGGGTCATCCCGCTCCCCACCGAGCAAAGCTACATCGCCAGCCACCCCACAGTCGCCGCGATGCAGCGCGATGTCGATATGGCCAGGCGGGCGGCAGACGTCACAGCGTCCAACCGCAAGCCCAACTGGACCTGGGAGGTGGCCTACGGCCAGCGCACCGGCTATTCCGACATGGTGTCGGTGGGCGTGAGCATCCCGCTGCCCGTGGCGCCTGGCGAACGCCAGGACCGGGACACCGCGAGCAAGCTGGCGCTGGTCGAGAAGGCCGAAGCCGATCTGGCCGAAGCCACCCGGGTTGCCATCGCCGAGTACCGGTCGCTGTACGGCGATGCGCAGCGCCTGCAGCAGCGCATCGACCGCTATGGCAGCGGCGTCGTCGTTCCCGCCGGTCAAAGAACGGCTGCCGCGACAGCCGCCTACCAATCCAACCAGGGCAGCCTCGTCGTGCTGTTCGAGGCACGGCACGCCGAAGTCGAGGCACGGCGCAAGCTGCTGACGCTGCAGCGCGACCTTGCCAAAGCTCGAATCCAACTGGCCTTGCGGCCGCTGACCGCCGAGGTGGCGCAATGA